A stretch of Triticum aestivum cultivar Chinese Spring chromosome 1D, IWGSC CS RefSeq v2.1, whole genome shotgun sequence DNA encodes these proteins:
- the LOC123160304 gene encoding uncharacterized protein encodes MAPKYRSIKYLVSFLSPLLLIAPRVSPSLVKKEKGDADDPPPCISGTKISPAALTPAPRRFRPPPHASHGWTPPSAPTRVSAPPAAAGALRSPLLPYPPTPSPRFFTTALWRSTGKTWLQVTAQLHGAHRRDGFVINSTLWRVMLGTTTLVSSADPRQGGGFSMRRRRCMRMRGRPTSQTSGLSLFHRGHHHREEERSLL; translated from the exons atggcccccaa ATATCGATCGATCAAATATTTGGTTTCCTTTCTTTCGCCTTTATTATTGATCGCCCCCCGCGTATCTCCATCCCTCGTTAAAAAGGAAAAAGGGGATGCGGACGATCCCCCACCTTGCATCTCAGGAACGAAAATCTCCCCCGCGGCCCTCACTCCTGCGCCTCGACGCTTCCGCCCGCCGCCCCACGCCTCGCATGGCTGGACGCCGCCATCTGCACCTACACGTGTTTCTGCGCCCcctgccgccgccggcgccctTCGCTCCCCCCTCCTCCCTTACCCTCCCACCCCCTCCCCTCGTTTCTTCACCACGGCGTTGTGGCGCAGTACCGGGAAGACTTGGCTGCAGGTCACGGCGCAACTACATGGTGCTCATCGGCGCGACGGCTTCGTCATCAACAGCACGCTGTGGCGGGTCATGCTCGGCACCACCACGCTCGTCTCGTCGGCCGATCCAAGGCAAGGCGGCGGCTTCAGCATGAGGCGTAGGAGATGTATGAGGATGCGTGGAAGGCCAACATCCCAAACTTCAGGACTCTCTTTGTTCCATCGAGGACACCATCACAG AGAGGAAGAGAGGAGCTTACTGTAG